GGTGTGCCGTTTCAGACATCGATACCCGTTGCTGCCCGTGTGGCGCTTCGTCGGCGCGGCGGATGTGGGCGGGCGCTCATCGTTCAGACGTGTCGGCCGACGCCGGACGTCCGCCCGCCCGTTCGCTCCCGTCCCCGTGTCGGATCGGATCCGTGAACTCCCATGCTGGAGACACGACGCCACCCCGAACAACCGTTCGGGCCGACTCGCCCGCCGTTTCGATCGTCGATACCGACCGACGGCGGCGGCTTCGCGTCTATCCCTCGCCGTCACCCTCGCCCGGCGTTCGGAGCGGCTGGAGCCGCCCGTAGGTCAGCACGCGCCAGAGCCACTCCATCGGGCCGTACCGGAACCGCCGCAGCCAAAACACGGACAGCGGGATCTGGGTCGCCCAGATGGCCACGGCGACGCCTAGCGCCTCCACCCGGCTGACCGAGCCGAACAGCCCCAACCCGTGGCCGTAAAACACCGACGTGGCGAGGACCGTCTGGAAGAGGTAGTTGCTGAACGCTGTCCGGCCGACGGCCGACAGCGCGCGGGTTTCGATCCCCGTCGGACGCCACCGGCAATACCGAGCGATCACACCGACGTAGGCGGCGGCCAACGGCAGCGCGCCCCAGTAATTGAACTGCCGCCAAAACAGCGCCGCGCCGGCGCTCCAGTCGGCCGCCTGGATGTAGGCAACGCCGGCGACGACGGTTCCGATTCCGACCGCGCCCCCGACGGCGATCAGCCGGCTGTAGACCCGTGGATCGCGGTCGTTGGTCAGGACACCGGATTTGAAAAGCGCCATCCCGAACAGCATCGCGCCGCTGACGCGCCAGGCGGTGTAGCCGAGCAGGCCTGCGGTCTGCCGCTGGAACGACGACGGAACCCGGTGGTCCATCTGGGCCAACCAACCGCCGCGGTAGGTCTCGACCTCGGCCCGGAGGACCGACGCCGCCGGCCGCCACGAATCGCCGATGGCGGCCGCACCCGAACGCAGCCCCGAGAGGACCTCGATGGCCGACGGGACCGCATACAGCAGCGCGCCGAGGACGAGAAGCGACCGGACGGAGCGGTCCCGGAGTGCGACGACGACGAACGCACAGACGCCGTAGGAAAACAGGATGTCGCCGTACCAAAGCAGGTAGGCGTGCCCGAGGCCGAAGACGACGAGCCACGCCGACCGGCGGGTGTACAGCGATCGAGCGGATCGACCCGCCTTGTCACCCCGGGTGAATAACACGACGCCGGCCCCGAAGAGGAACGTAAACAGCGTGATGAACTTCCCCTCGAAGAAGACGTGACTGAGGAGCCACGCCCAGTAGTTCGCCCCCGTCAGATCGCCGTAGATCGTCGGATTGAGAAGCGTCAGCTCCGGCATCGAGAACAACTGGACGTTGATCACCAGGATGCCGAGGAGGGCAAACCCCCGGAGGACGTCGAGGCTCAGGATGCGTTCGGCGGGCGGGGTCGGGCCGCTCGGTTCGCTCATGGCCTCCTCGGGGGGTCGTCGTTCGGGTGTGCCCGCCGATGCATCGGTTCAGTGTGTGATAACGGGAGAGATATCAAAGTCGTGTTGGAGCGTCAGGGCGGAGGCGACCGCCCGTTCCGGATCGCCGTCATCCTCTGAGCAACCGGACCACTTCGTCGGAGATGTCGGTTCTGACGGCGACCAGATACCGGAGCCCGGGTTCGAGAACCATCTCCGGCCCGGGGAGTTGGTTGCTGTCGCGTCCGGCGACGACGATGGCCCCCCGCGGAAAGGCGACGGATTGGAGCTCCCGGTTGGCGACCGGCGCGTCCTCGGCGACCGTGATCTCCAGCAGCGTGAGATCGTCGGTGACGTGCTCGACAGCCTGCACGCCGCCGCCCGCGACGTGTATGATCTCGTTGGTCGCGGCGTGTGCCGCCAGCTCTTCGGGGTAGACCACTTGATCGACGAGTCCGGCGTACTCGTCTTTTTCGCCGTGGTCGATCCGCGCGACGGTCCCGATATCCTGTTGGACCTTCCGTGCCATCGTACAGATGCCGATGTTGGTCATCGCCCCGTACCCGGTCAACGCTGCGAAGACGTCGCTCCGCTCGAGACCCGCTTGTTCGAGGATCGACCGCCGACCGCCGTCCCCCTCGATAACGGTCGCGTCGTACTGCTCGCTGAGGAACGCCACCCGATCCGGGTCCTTTTCGATTATCACAACGTCGTGGCCGCGTTTCGAGAGGTTCCGTGCAGCGTTGTAGCCGACGTGCTGGCCGCCGACGATGACGACTCGCAGATCGGTGCTCATTTGTCACCGTTCACCCGACAGCTAAATGTAGGTTTCGCTGATACAGTTATGAAGCACCGTGCAATCGTATCACACCAATTGGTGGATATATATGCCCGACGGGCCTGTGAAGCGAGTGCAATAATGACAGTCCACTGGAGCAAAGCGCGATGAGCAGCCACGATCAGCGAACGCCCGAAGCTGAACTGACCCTGCTGGACGCGACGATGATCGGCATGGGGGCGATGATCGGCGCGGGCATCTTCGTGCTCACCGGCCTCGCGGCGGAGATTTCCGGGCCAGCCGCGCTACTCGTGTTCCTCCTGAACGGGGTCGTGACCGCGTTCACGGGGCTCTCGTACGCGGAACTGGCCTCCGCGATCCCGAAAAGCGGCGGCGGTTACGCCTTCGTCCGGGAGATCTTCGACGACTTCGGCTCGTTCATTATGGGCTGGATGCTCTGGTTCGCGTACATGATCGCCGGCGCGCTGTACGCGCTCGGGTTCGCGCCAAACTTCCTCGAGTTACTCCACGTCTACGGCGTCGTGGCGCCGCCGGATCAGGTGGGTGCTGTCGTGATTCCGCTGTTGGGGATCGGCGTTCCCGCGAAGTTCGTCCTCGCGTTCGTCGCGGTCGCGGGACTCGTCGCGCTGAATGCCGCGTCCACGGCCGCAAGCGGGAGTGCCGAAACGGCGTTCACGATCATCAAGGTCTCAATCTTGGTGGTGTTCGTCGCGTTCGGGTTCTTTTCGGCCGGTGGCGGCGGCGAAACCAGTTTCACGTTCCAGAACTTCGACCCGCTGTTTCCGGAGAGTGCCGGCGCGTTCAGCATCCTCCCAGCCATGGGGCTCACGTTCATCGCGTTCGAGGGGTACGACCTCATCACGACTGTCACCGAGGAGGTAGAGAACCCCCGCGAGAACATACCCAAGGCGATCTTCCTGAGTTTGGGTGCGACCGTGCTCGTGTACCTTCTGGTCGTAACGGTCGCCATCGGCACGCTGGGTGCCGAGGAGTTGGCTGCCGCCGGTGAGGCCGGAATCGCGGCGGCGGCAACCTCGTTCATGCCGACCGGCGTCCCGCTCATCCAGAACGGCGGCGCACTCATCGTCTTCGGCGCCGTGTTCTCGACGATCACCGCGCTGAACGCGGTGGTGATCGCCTCCTCGCGGGTCGCGTTCTCGATGGGTCGGGAGGGGCAGTTGCTGCCGTCGATCGGTCGGATCCACTACCGGTTCGGGACGCCGTTCGTCGCGGTGCTTTTGAGCGCGGTCGTCATGCTCGGATCGGTCGTGCTCCCGACACAGAGCGCGGGGAACATGTCGAGTCTGTTCTTTCTTCTGTCGTTCATCGTGGTGAACGTCGCGGTGATCAGGCTCCGCCGGAAGCGGCCGAACATGAACCGTCCCTATGAGATCCCGTACTACCCGGTTCCGCCGATTCTAGGCATCGTCCTGAACAGCGTGCTCGCCGTCGTTTTGATCGGCTTCCTCGTGCAGACAGACCTGCTCGCGCTCCTGCTCAGCGCCGGGTGGTTGGTGGTCGGCGGGGTGATGTACGTCGCACTCAACAGATACCGGGCACGAGGGGACGACGCCGATTCGACGGCGGAACAGCCGACCGTAGACGAGCCCACAGAGGAGTGAGGTGGCGCGGGACCTCGCGCGGGCCGCGTCGGGATTCGAACAGTTCGTTCGCTCTCCGACGAACAGTTCGTTCGCTTTCCGACGAACAGCTCGCTCGCCTTCCGACCGCGTTGAGAACGTGATTCGGCTCAAGGCTTCCCCCGACGTGAGGGCCCCCAACAGGTTCCTACGTCGGATCGTCGAAAACGCGTCGCTGACGAAACGTGGTATCGTCCGAAATTGGGCGCCTACGGGAGTTTGGCCACCGATTTCCGACGGCCAAGGACCGTTCGGAAACCGAGTGGGCCAACTCGGATTTGAACCGAGGACCTCCCGGTTATCAGCCGAGCGCTCATACCTAGCTGAGCTATTGGCCCTAGGTAGGCGCGTTTCACCGTAGCGCCGTGGATTGTTTAAACGTTTCTTTTCGCCCGCCCCTCGGCGGGTCCTCGCACGGTTATCGGTCTCGCGAGGCGCCGTCGTCCCCGTCGTCAGTCCCGGAGACGTCCTCGAACTCGTAGTCCTCTTCGCCCATCTCGACCGTCTCGCCGTCGTAGTCGGCGGCGCCGGCGTCGGTGTCCGGCCCCGGCCCTGGCCCCGGTCCCGGACTCTGGCCGCCGAAGCCGCCCCCGAACCCGCTCGCATCGCCGTCACCGCCGGGGAACCCGCCGATGTAGACGTTGCCGCTTGCGAAGCCGTCGGTCTTGTCGTCGATGTACGGCTTGACGACGTAGCGTTTGACGACCAGTCGGATCGGGTACCGCGTCGGCGGCAACACGAGAACGAGTCCGAGCAGGTCGGTGACGAGGCCGGGCGTGAGCATCAACGCGCCGGCGACGAGGAGCAAGGCGCCGTCGAGCAGTTCGTCGGTCGGTGGGTCGCCGCGCGCGAGTTTGCGCTGAATCTTCCGGATCGTGTGGCGGCCCTCCGCCCGGACCAAGAGGAGCCCGATCAGCGCGGTCAACACGACGACGGCGACCGTCGCCGCCGGACCGATCGTCACCGGTCCCAGCCCGGTCGCGAGGACGACGAGCAACAGGACGTCCGCGAGGGGGACGAGCAGCGCGATCCCGATGAGCCGCAGATACATACCTCCGGCTACCGGCGGCCTCGGGAAAACGTTTCCGAGAGGCGAGGGGCGGCCGCGTC
The genomic region above belongs to Natronomonas moolapensis 8.8.11 and contains:
- a CDS encoding DUF418 domain-containing protein; the protein is MSEPSGPTPPAERILSLDVLRGFALLGILVINVQLFSMPELTLLNPTIYGDLTGANYWAWLLSHVFFEGKFITLFTFLFGAGVVLFTRGDKAGRSARSLYTRRSAWLVVFGLGHAYLLWYGDILFSYGVCAFVVVALRDRSVRSLLVLGALLYAVPSAIEVLSGLRSGAAAIGDSWRPAASVLRAEVETYRGGWLAQMDHRVPSSFQRQTAGLLGYTAWRVSGAMLFGMALFKSGVLTNDRDPRVYSRLIAVGGAVGIGTVVAGVAYIQAADWSAGAALFWRQFNYWGALPLAAAYVGVIARYCRWRPTGIETRALSAVGRTAFSNYLFQTVLATSVFYGHGLGLFGSVSRVEALGVAVAIWATQIPLSVFWLRRFRYGPMEWLWRVLTYGRLQPLRTPGEGDGEG
- a CDS encoding potassium channel family protein is translated as MSTDLRVVIVGGQHVGYNAARNLSKRGHDVVIIEKDPDRVAFLSEQYDATVIEGDGGRRSILEQAGLERSDVFAALTGYGAMTNIGICTMARKVQQDIGTVARIDHGEKDEYAGLVDQVVYPEELAAHAATNEIIHVAGGGVQAVEHVTDDLTLLEITVAEDAPVANRELQSVAFPRGAIVVAGRDSNQLPGPEMVLEPGLRYLVAVRTDISDEVVRLLRG
- a CDS encoding APC family permease, with the translated sequence MSSHDQRTPEAELTLLDATMIGMGAMIGAGIFVLTGLAAEISGPAALLVFLLNGVVTAFTGLSYAELASAIPKSGGGYAFVREIFDDFGSFIMGWMLWFAYMIAGALYALGFAPNFLELLHVYGVVAPPDQVGAVVIPLLGIGVPAKFVLAFVAVAGLVALNAASTAASGSAETAFTIIKVSILVVFVAFGFFSAGGGGETSFTFQNFDPLFPESAGAFSILPAMGLTFIAFEGYDLITTVTEEVENPRENIPKAIFLSLGATVLVYLLVVTVAIGTLGAEELAAAGEAGIAAAATSFMPTGVPLIQNGGALIVFGAVFSTITALNAVVIASSRVAFSMGREGQLLPSIGRIHYRFGTPFVAVLLSAVVMLGSVVLPTQSAGNMSSLFFLLSFIVVNVAVIRLRRKRPNMNRPYEIPYYPVPPILGIVLNSVLAVVLIGFLVQTDLLALLLSAGWLVVGGVMYVALNRYRARGDDADSTAEQPTVDEPTEE
- a CDS encoding FxsA family protein, with amino-acid sequence MYLRLIGIALLVPLADVLLLVVLATGLGPVTIGPAATVAVVVLTALIGLLLVRAEGRHTIRKIQRKLARGDPPTDELLDGALLLVAGALMLTPGLVTDLLGLVLVLPPTRYPIRLVVKRYVVKPYIDDKTDGFASGNVYIGGFPGGDGDASGFGGGFGGQSPGPGPGPGPDTDAGAADYDGETVEMGEEDYEFEDVSGTDDGDDGASRDR